Proteins from a genomic interval of Prevotella sp. E13-27:
- a CDS encoding alpha-glucuronidase: protein MKRHLISILCLLALLSAKAEDGSKLWLRQDTAAFNKLTLKIDASMPADDGYRINGNVITARTQQGLLYGKFAWLRGEQGESHPFFRLRILNHWDNIDGSIERGYAGKSIFWNNELKLNRSLIEQYAIANASIGINGSVLNNVNASPKMLTKTYINKVKEVADILRPWGIRVYISVNFGSPKALGELKTADPLDPKVRRWWKKKVEEIYKLIPDFGGFLVKANSEGQPGPFDYGRTHADGANMLGEALKPFGGIVMWRSFVYGAKHKGEDRVKQAVSEFGELDGKFIDNVILQSKNGPLDFQPREPYAPIFDQMRKTPQMAELQITQEYLGQGDHLAFLAPMWKEFFSFVSPSKLQGIAGVANIGLDKNWCGHHFAQANWYAFGRLAWNPSISSRQIAEEWIGQTFLSGEWRVESGEFATAIETSCGAVANSTLYTLNSKLTGMMLRSREAVVDYMMPLGLHHIFKFDHHMGPEPDGFIASYPLEWCPVYYHKADKNGVGFDRSSAGTNATAQYREPYCSLYDDVNTCPEKYLLWFHHVPWTRRMNSGRTLWEEMVYRYDRGVKEVEDFINIWNSMKSEIDEQRWNEVNAKLQKQLADAREWQQVCTSYFRGFAE, encoded by the coding sequence ATGAAACGACATCTTATATCTATCTTATGTCTTCTGGCGCTTCTTTCCGCCAAAGCAGAGGACGGCAGCAAGCTATGGCTTCGACAAGACACAGCTGCTTTCAACAAGCTCACCCTGAAGATTGATGCCAGCATGCCTGCCGATGATGGCTATCGCATCAACGGCAATGTGATAACAGCACGCACGCAGCAGGGTCTGCTCTATGGTAAGTTTGCATGGCTCAGAGGTGAGCAGGGCGAATCTCATCCTTTTTTCCGTCTGAGAATATTGAACCACTGGGACAACATAGACGGCTCGATAGAGCGCGGCTATGCAGGAAAGAGCATCTTCTGGAACAATGAACTAAAGCTAAACCGCTCACTTATAGAGCAATATGCAATAGCAAATGCTTCCATAGGCATCAACGGCTCTGTGCTTAACAACGTGAATGCATCACCAAAGATGCTGACGAAGACATATATAAATAAGGTGAAGGAAGTGGCCGACATTCTTCGTCCATGGGGCATTCGCGTATATATATCTGTGAACTTCGGCTCTCCGAAGGCTTTAGGCGAGCTGAAGACTGCCGACCCTCTCGACCCAAAGGTTCGCCGCTGGTGGAAGAAGAAGGTGGAAGAGATATATAAGCTCATACCCGACTTCGGAGGTTTTCTTGTAAAGGCAAACTCTGAAGGTCAGCCTGGTCCTTTCGACTATGGCCGCACTCATGCCGACGGTGCAAACATGCTGGGCGAGGCTCTTAAGCCTTTTGGCGGTATTGTGATGTGGCGCTCGTTTGTCTATGGCGCGAAGCATAAGGGTGAGGATCGCGTGAAACAGGCTGTATCAGAATTTGGCGAGCTCGATGGAAAGTTCATTGACAACGTGATACTTCAGTCGAAGAATGGCCCTCTTGACTTCCAGCCTCGCGAGCCCTACGCTCCTATCTTCGACCAGATGAGGAAGACTCCTCAGATGGCAGAGCTCCAGATAACCCAAGAGTATCTTGGTCAGGGCGACCACCTCGCTTTCCTCGCACCTATGTGGAAGGAGTTCTTCTCTTTTGTGTCGCCTTCCAAGCTTCAGGGCATAGCGGGTGTTGCAAACATTGGACTGGACAAGAATTGGTGTGGCCATCACTTTGCACAGGCAAACTGGTATGCCTTCGGTCGTCTGGCGTGGAACCCATCAATATCGTCTCGCCAGATAGCAGAGGAATGGATTGGACAAACGTTCCTTAGTGGAGAGTGGAGAGTGGAGAGTGGAGAGTTTGCTACCGCAATAGAGACGTCCTGCGGAGCGGTAGCAAACTCTACACTCTACACTCTAAACTCTAAACTAACAGGCATGATGCTTCGCTCTCGCGAGGCTGTCGTTGACTACATGATGCCTCTTGGACTGCATCATATCTTCAAGTTCGACCACCACATGGGTCCTGAGCCAGACGGTTTCATTGCTTCATATCCTTTGGAGTGGTGTCCTGTGTATTACCACAAGGCCGACAAAAACGGTGTGGGCTTCGACCGCAGCAGCGCAGGGACTAACGCCACAGCTCAGTACAGGGAGCCTTACTGCTCACTATATGATGATGTGAACACTTGTCCTGAGAAATATCTGTTGTGGTTCCATCATGTGCCCTGGACACGCCGCATGAACAGCGGGCGCACTCTGTGGGAGGAGATGGTTTATCGTTATGACCGTGGTGTGAAGGAGGTTGAGGACTTCATCAACATTTGGAACAGCATGAAGTCAGAAATAGATGAACAGCGCTGGAACGAAGTAAACGCAAAACTACAGAAGCAGCTTGCCGATGCCCGTGAATGGCAACAAGTTTGCACAAGCTATTTCAGAGGGTTCGCGGAATAG
- a CDS encoding glycoside hydrolase family 43 protein, which produces MKPRYLFPSDYMADPSANVFNGRLYIYPSHDWDAGECFDDDGGHFQMRDYHVLSFGDVEKDEATDHGVILDVDQVKWAEKQMWDNDVVEKDGKYYLIFSAKGYDGVFHLGVAVADKPEGPFVPQDQPIRGSFSIDPSVFKDDDGQVYCYFGGLWGGQLQWWRPLPNGKAPVLGKYGEENGLVDLGAAPDHKGELFTTADSPAINSAVVRMSDDVLQFAEAPRALVVLDANGEPMKAGNPHRFFEASWMHKYNGKYYFSYSTGDSHMLCYAIGDNPYGPFKYQGVILDPVVGWTTHHSIVEYKGQWYLFYHDCVPSNDVTHLRSLKVQRLFYNEDGTIQKVINE; this is translated from the coding sequence ATGAAACCACGCTATCTTTTCCCAAGCGACTATATGGCAGACCCCTCTGCCAATGTGTTTAACGGACGTCTTTATATCTATCCCTCACATGACTGGGATGCCGGAGAATGCTTCGACGATGACGGCGGACACTTCCAGATGCGCGACTACCACGTGCTCAGCTTTGGCGACGTAGAGAAGGATGAAGCTACAGACCATGGAGTGATTCTCGATGTTGACCAGGTGAAATGGGCTGAGAAACAGATGTGGGACAACGACGTGGTGGAGAAAGACGGTAAGTACTACCTCATCTTCTCTGCAAAAGGCTATGACGGAGTGTTCCATCTTGGTGTGGCAGTAGCCGACAAGCCAGAAGGACCGTTCGTGCCACAGGACCAGCCCATACGCGGTTCGTTCTCTATTGACCCAAGCGTATTCAAAGATGATGACGGACAGGTGTACTGCTACTTCGGAGGACTATGGGGCGGACAGCTCCAGTGGTGGCGCCCGCTGCCTAACGGCAAGGCTCCAGTGTTGGGCAAATATGGAGAAGAGAACGGACTCGTTGACCTCGGTGCTGCTCCTGACCACAAGGGAGAGCTCTTCACCACAGCCGACTCTCCAGCCATAAACAGCGCTGTGGTACGCATGAGCGATGATGTTCTTCAGTTTGCAGAGGCTCCTCGCGCCCTCGTGGTTCTCGATGCCAACGGCGAGCCTATGAAGGCTGGCAACCCACACCGTTTCTTCGAGGCATCATGGATGCACAAATATAACGGCAAGTACTATTTCTCATATTCTACTGGCGACAGCCACATGCTGTGTTACGCCATAGGCGACAACCCTTACGGACCATTCAAGTATCAGGGCGTGATACTCGACCCAGTGGTGGGATGGACCACACACCACAGCATAGTAGAATACAAGGGACAGTGGTATCTCTTCTATCACGACTGCGTGCCTTCAAACGATGTCACTCACCTGCGTTCGCTGAAGGTGCAGCGCTTGTTCTACAACGAGGACGGAACAATACAGAAAGTGATTAACGAATGA
- a CDS encoding RNA polymerase sigma factor, translating into MSNREIIERYYREHHSELLVFATIRLHNNEEAADIVQEAFLKLLSEQRPICENTIGNLAYTLCRHLIIDYYRRHATRTDVAHELARSTMGSDSAEHILSMRDLTEQLERSLARLAPECQDIYRLHVYGGMKARDICDATGERYKHVEYQLGIARKHVRNYLRHIS; encoded by the coding sequence ATGAGCAACAGAGAAATCATAGAACGCTACTATCGCGAGCATCACAGCGAGCTTCTCGTCTTTGCCACGATACGTCTCCACAACAACGAGGAGGCAGCTGACATTGTGCAGGAAGCGTTCTTAAAGCTGCTCTCCGAACAACGTCCCATCTGTGAGAACACTATAGGCAATCTAGCCTATACTCTGTGCCGACACCTGATAATTGACTATTATCGCCGTCACGCCACTCGGACAGACGTTGCTCACGAACTGGCACGCTCAACGATGGGCAGCGACTCTGCTGAGCACATACTCTCAATGAGAGACCTCACGGAGCAGTTGGAGCGCAGCCTGGCGCGTCTCGCTCCAGAGTGTCAGGATATCTACCGCTTGCATGTCTATGGAGGCATGAAGGCTCGCGACATCTGCGACGCCACAGGCGAGAGATACAAGCATGTTGAGTATCAGCTCGGCATAGCGCGCAAACATGTACGCAATTATCTAAGACACATTTCATGA
- a CDS encoding glycosyl hydrolase 115 family protein, protein MIKKLFALCFALATVTFTQAAEQFVKFTPVEGALPLSNATITYSANEYEGVKIAINNLQSDMEKVLGKAPAVSVLGSSTAEINILIGTIGKNKDIDKLKLADLKGKREKFIITTIDNQIVIAGSDRRGTIYGIYELSQQLGVSPWYYWADVPIAKHDEAYILKGTYTDGEPAVEFRGIFLNDEAPCLTSWVANTFGTKYGDHRFYEKVFELILRLRGNMMWPAMWGWAFYADDPENGKTADRMGVIMGTSHHEPMARNHQEYARHRKDWGAWNYQTNQANLDRFFREGIERMKGTEDMVTIGMRGDGDEAMSETADTKLMERIVSNQRKIIKQVTGKPANRTTQVWALYKEVQDYYDAGFRVPDDVIMLVCDDNWGNIRRVPIDDKERAHKGGWGIYYHVDYVGAPRNTKWINVTQTQQMFEQLSLAYDFGIQRMWILNVGDLKPMEYPIQLFMDMAWNPKEYTLQQTNNPSQPNITEHTLNFFRSVCGDDVAAETASIYNLNCKYMARVTPEMLDAKTYNVETGEWRQVADDYQRLELRALRLFEQVPQEARDAYRQLLLFPVQAMANLYDMYYSQAMNHYLAERNDADANEWAKRVETCFNRDAELCRYYNKVMSEGKWDGMMTQKHIGYRSWNDNFRADIMPKVINLKPTPNPSRGKGSLVSELGFAFTHSNGYIAMEAEHFFSATSGEKTSWTVYPYYGRTRSAVALTPYTEAVDGAKLTYQFTMPKDVKTVKVHVVVKSTLDFLNVGGHEYGVSLDGDEPQIVNFNKTLVDRQPYMYSDFYPTIARRVVEKTVELPVHSSSDIHQLTLTPRHPGIVFEKIVVDFGGYKPSYLFMNESPYTNNRK, encoded by the coding sequence ATGATAAAGAAACTATTCGCCCTGTGTTTCGCACTGGCTACTGTAACCTTTACACAGGCCGCCGAGCAATTCGTGAAGTTCACTCCTGTTGAGGGTGCGCTACCACTCAGCAATGCCACAATCACCTATAGTGCCAACGAGTATGAGGGTGTCAAGATTGCCATCAACAACCTCCAATCCGACATGGAGAAAGTACTGGGAAAGGCTCCAGCCGTCAGTGTGCTCGGCAGTTCTACTGCCGAGATAAATATACTCATTGGCACCATTGGCAAAAACAAGGACATTGATAAACTAAAACTCGCTGACTTGAAAGGCAAACGTGAGAAGTTCATCATCACCACTATCGACAATCAGATTGTCATAGCAGGTAGTGACCGTCGTGGCACCATCTATGGTATCTATGAGTTGAGCCAGCAGCTGGGCGTCTCCCCATGGTACTACTGGGCTGATGTACCCATCGCCAAGCATGATGAGGCCTATATCTTAAAGGGTACATATACTGATGGCGAACCTGCTGTAGAGTTTCGTGGCATCTTCCTTAACGACGAGGCTCCCTGTCTTACATCGTGGGTGGCTAACACCTTCGGCACAAAATATGGCGACCATCGCTTTTACGAGAAAGTCTTCGAACTCATCCTCCGTCTGCGTGGTAACATGATGTGGCCTGCCATGTGGGGATGGGCTTTCTATGCCGATGACCCAGAGAATGGTAAGACTGCCGACCGCATGGGCGTTATCATGGGCACCAGTCACCATGAGCCTATGGCACGCAATCATCAGGAGTATGCTCGTCACAGAAAAGACTGGGGCGCTTGGAACTATCAGACCAATCAGGCAAATCTCGATCGTTTCTTCCGTGAGGGCATTGAGCGCATGAAAGGAACAGAAGACATGGTTACCATCGGTATGCGTGGCGATGGCGATGAGGCAATGAGCGAAACAGCCGATACTAAACTCATGGAGCGCATCGTATCAAACCAGCGTAAGATTATCAAGCAGGTAACAGGTAAGCCGGCCAACAGGACCACTCAGGTGTGGGCGTTATATAAAGAGGTACAGGACTACTATGATGCCGGCTTCCGTGTACCCGACGATGTCATCATGCTCGTCTGCGATGACAACTGGGGCAACATTCGCCGTGTGCCTATCGATGACAAAGAGCGTGCCCACAAAGGCGGGTGGGGCATCTATTATCATGTTGATTATGTAGGCGCACCACGTAACACGAAGTGGATAAACGTCACTCAGACACAGCAGATGTTCGAGCAGCTCTCACTTGCTTACGACTTTGGCATACAACGCATGTGGATTCTTAATGTTGGCGACCTCAAGCCAATGGAGTATCCCATACAGTTGTTCATGGATATGGCATGGAACCCAAAGGAATATACACTCCAGCAGACTAATAATCCGTCACAACCAAACATCACCGAACACACCCTCAACTTCTTCCGCTCGGTATGTGGCGATGACGTTGCTGCAGAAACTGCTTCCATCTACAACCTCAACTGCAAGTACATGGCGCGCGTAACACCAGAGATGCTTGATGCAAAGACCTATAACGTTGAGACAGGCGAGTGGCGTCAGGTGGCCGATGACTATCAGCGTCTTGAGCTGCGTGCTCTTCGCCTCTTCGAACAAGTTCCTCAGGAGGCTCGTGATGCCTATCGTCAGCTGCTCCTGTTCCCTGTTCAGGCAATGGCAAACCTCTACGACATGTACTATTCTCAAGCCATGAACCACTATCTTGCTGAGCGCAACGATGCCGATGCCAATGAGTGGGCAAAGCGCGTTGAGACATGCTTCAATCGTGATGCAGAGCTTTGTCGCTATTATAACAAGGTGATGAGCGAAGGAAAGTGGGACGGCATGATGACCCAGAAACATATTGGCTACCGTTCGTGGAATGATAACTTCCGTGCAGATATTATGCCAAAGGTAATCAATCTGAAACCCACCCCCAACCCCTCCCGAGGGAAGGGAAGCTTAGTTAGTGAGTTGGGTTTTGCCTTTACCCATAGTAATGGTTACATAGCTATGGAAGCAGAACACTTCTTCAGCGCAACATCAGGTGAGAAGACTTCTTGGACCGTCTATCCCTACTATGGTCGCACGCGTAGTGCTGTAGCCCTTACTCCTTACACAGAGGCTGTCGATGGTGCTAAACTCACATATCAGTTCACCATGCCTAAGGATGTGAAGACTGTTAAAGTGCATGTAGTAGTGAAATCAACACTCGACTTCCTCAATGTCGGTGGTCATGAATATGGTGTTAGCCTTGATGGTGATGAGCCTCAGATTGTCAACTTCAATAAGACGCTCGTTGACCGTCAGCCATACATGTACTCAGATTTCTATCCAACGATAGCCCGCCGTGTTGTCGAGAAGACAGTAGAATTGCCTGTCCATAGTTCAAGTGACATTCATCAGTTGACGCTCACTCCTCGTCATCCAGGAATAGTCTTCGAGAAGATTGTTGTTGACTTCGGTGGTTATAAGCCTTCTTATCTCTTCATGAACGAGAGTCCTTATACAAATAATAGGAAGTAA
- a CDS encoding family 43 glycosylhydrolase, producing the protein MKKELTCALLAIPLFAAAQNPIIKNQFTADPTARVFNGKVYLYPSHDITPPEGQRKDWFCMADYHVFSSENLTEWTDHGMIIDQNSVPWGKPNAYSMWAPDCVEKNGKYYFYFPNAPKEGRGFAIGVATAERPEGPFRCEPEAIKGVMGIDPCCLTDGDQAYLYWSGMGIRGAKLKGNMKELDGEAKMMEGLPEGFKEGPFAFKRGDWYYLTFPWVRGKKGVDGDNPTETLAYAMSKSPLGPWDFKGIIMAEHPNGCWTNHHSFVEYKGQWYLFYHTNFFSPRDDKRRSVCIERVQFNADGTIKEVKETMRGVGINKATEKIDIDRYSTASKDVTTEYTDTTNYTNGACVNLMKKGSWVIYNDIDFSCIDNGYLVLSAKANANTEFCVREKNAKGKIIARLKMTVLSETTRPGVPTPFRRDHRGQWMTLTSDLNFVPKGIANLCITAEGEGVSIDWLQFKNRPKYFSLVGSNEPTSRPDENGFIRRWRLMEPIAVDVRSNVVFTNTWLRDKFATELAKLPKQKKAKWYTLESENYNMKLFRFAERYGKQTYGSFFWCETIIDCDEAINNVRLAAGSNGASMWWLNDDEVLLLEGDRRMVEDDGTSRRINLKKGRNVLRCAVVNGPGLSDMCVRFLDEKNQPVTNFVIR; encoded by the coding sequence ATGAAAAAAGAACTAACCTGTGCGCTGCTTGCCATTCCGCTGTTTGCTGCTGCACAAAACCCAATTATCAAAAACCAATTTACTGCCGACCCCACAGCACGTGTGTTCAACGGCAAGGTATATCTCTATCCCTCCCACGACATCACTCCTCCTGAAGGTCAGCGTAAGGACTGGTTCTGCATGGCAGACTACCACGTCTTCTCGTCAGAGAACCTCACGGAGTGGACAGACCACGGTATGATTATTGACCAGAACTCTGTTCCCTGGGGAAAACCTAACGCCTACTCCATGTGGGCTCCTGACTGTGTGGAGAAGAACGGTAAATACTATTTCTATTTCCCCAATGCGCCAAAAGAAGGTCGCGGCTTTGCCATCGGCGTTGCTACAGCTGAGCGTCCTGAAGGTCCGTTCCGTTGTGAGCCGGAAGCCATAAAGGGTGTCATGGGCATAGACCCCTGCTGCTTGACTGATGGCGACCAAGCCTATCTCTACTGGAGTGGCATGGGCATCCGTGGTGCCAAATTGAAAGGCAACATGAAAGAGCTTGACGGCGAGGCGAAGATGATGGAAGGTCTGCCTGAAGGTTTCAAGGAAGGTCCTTTTGCCTTCAAGCGTGGCGACTGGTACTACCTCACATTTCCTTGGGTTCGAGGAAAGAAAGGCGTTGATGGCGACAACCCCACTGAAACCCTTGCCTATGCTATGTCGAAATCGCCCCTTGGTCCTTGGGACTTCAAAGGCATCATCATGGCTGAGCACCCCAACGGATGCTGGACCAATCATCATAGCTTTGTGGAATATAAGGGACAGTGGTATCTGTTCTACCACACAAACTTCTTCTCTCCCCGCGATGACAAGCGTCGCTCTGTATGTATAGAGCGAGTTCAGTTCAATGCTGACGGAACTATCAAGGAAGTGAAAGAGACCATGCGTGGTGTTGGCATAAACAAAGCCACAGAGAAGATTGACATAGACCGCTACAGCACAGCATCAAAGGATGTTACAACGGAATATACAGATACCACGAACTACACCAATGGAGCATGCGTCAACCTCATGAAGAAAGGCAGTTGGGTAATCTACAACGACATTGACTTCAGCTGTATTGACAACGGCTATCTTGTTTTGAGTGCTAAGGCAAATGCAAACACCGAGTTCTGCGTTCGCGAGAAGAATGCGAAGGGAAAGATTATTGCTCGTCTGAAGATGACCGTTCTCAGTGAGACCACAAGACCAGGCGTGCCTACGCCATTCCGTCGCGACCATAGAGGCCAGTGGATGACACTCACCTCAGATCTCAACTTTGTACCTAAAGGTATAGCCAACCTCTGCATCACAGCTGAGGGCGAAGGAGTGTCTATTGACTGGTTGCAGTTCAAGAACCGCCCCAAGTATTTCTCACTTGTTGGCAGCAACGAGCCTACTTCTCGACCCGATGAAAATGGATTTATCCGCCGTTGGCGCCTCATGGAACCTATAGCAGTTGACGTGCGTTCAAATGTTGTCTTTACTAACACATGGCTTCGCGACAAGTTTGCTACCGAACTGGCAAAACTGCCAAAGCAGAAGAAAGCCAAGTGGTACACCCTCGAAAGCGAGAACTACAACATGAAGCTTTTCCGCTTTGCCGAGAGATATGGCAAACAGACCTACGGTTCGTTCTTCTGGTGCGAGACCATCATCGACTGCGACGAAGCGATAAACAATGTTCGCCTGGCAGCCGGTTCCAATGGTGCTTCCATGTGGTGGCTCAACGATGATGAGGTGCTTCTTCTCGAAGGCGACCGCCGCATGGTGGAAGACGATGGCACATCACGTCGCATTAATCTGAAGAAAGGTCGCAACGTGCTTCGCTGTGCCGTGGTAAACGGTCCT
- the xyl3A gene encoding xylan 1,4-beta-xylosidase produces MKRFLFSLILAGGCCAVSMAQMLPYQNPSLSARERAKDLCSRLTLEEKAKLMLDESPAIPRMGIKKFFWWSEALHGAANMGNVTVFPEPVAMAASFDPDLLYKCFDVASTEFRAQYNHRMYDLKGEDEKFHSLSVWTPNVNIFRDPRWGRGQETYGEDPYLTSVMGLQVVRGLQGPEDAKYRKLWACAKHYAVHSGPEYTRHTANLNNVSPRDMWETYMPAFKELVQKGKVREVMCAYQRLDDDPCCGSQRLLQTILRDEWGFDYLVVSDCGAVSDFYESHKSSSSPVHASAKATIAGTDVECGYGYAYKSIPEAVKRGLMTEAEVDKHVIRLLEGRFDLGEMDDPSLVEWSKIPYSAMSTKESAQLSLNMARKTIVLLQNKNNVLPLKKNKEKIAVIGPNADNTPMMWGNYNGQPNHTITILDGIKAKQKKLLYTKGCDLTYDKVKDCLMATQCSFEGKKGMKGTFWNNRKMEGKPVTTQYYTQPLAVTTFGMHNFAPGVQLEDFSAKYETVFTPQEPGEYVVDVEGCGQFELYIDGERKCRHRIWRTTPNHIVINAEKGKSYNIEVRFAHVHTYNANLAINIAKEYPIDYNTTINQLKGIDKVIFVGGISPALEGEEMPVNIDGFKGGDRTHIELPKVQRELLKALKDAGKTVIFVNCSGSCIALQPETETCDAILQAWYPGQEGGTAVADVLFGDVNPSGKLPVTFYKNSNQLPDYEDYSMKGRTYRYFNDALFPFGYGLSYTNFEITKAKVEKNGTIPTDWTLTAEVANNGKRDGAEVVQMYIRNLQDAEGPLKSLRGFERVNVKAGQTATATIKLNSQSFEFWDAETNTMRVKPGKYEILVGNSSSDSNMKKLMITIQ; encoded by the coding sequence ATGAAGCGTTTCTTATTTAGTTTGATTCTTGCAGGAGGATGCTGCGCTGTCAGCATGGCTCAGATGCTGCCTTATCAGAACCCTTCACTCTCAGCAAGAGAGCGTGCTAAGGATTTATGTTCACGCCTGACATTAGAGGAGAAAGCAAAGTTGATGCTCGACGAGAGTCCTGCTATTCCACGCATGGGAATAAAGAAATTCTTCTGGTGGAGCGAAGCATTGCATGGAGCTGCCAACATGGGCAACGTGACTGTATTCCCAGAGCCTGTTGCAATGGCGGCATCGTTCGATCCAGACTTGCTCTACAAGTGTTTCGATGTGGCATCAACAGAGTTCCGCGCACAGTATAATCATCGCATGTATGACCTTAAGGGTGAGGACGAAAAGTTCCACAGCCTCTCTGTATGGACTCCTAATGTGAATATATTCCGTGACCCGCGATGGGGCAGGGGACAGGAGACTTATGGTGAAGACCCCTATCTGACAAGTGTTATGGGACTACAGGTGGTTCGTGGATTGCAGGGACCAGAAGATGCAAAGTATCGCAAGCTCTGGGCTTGTGCTAAGCACTATGCCGTTCACAGCGGACCAGAATATACTCGCCATACTGCAAACCTCAACAATGTGTCGCCACGAGATATGTGGGAGACTTACATGCCTGCGTTTAAGGAACTGGTGCAGAAAGGCAAGGTGCGCGAGGTTATGTGTGCCTATCAGCGTCTTGACGATGACCCATGCTGTGGCTCCCAGCGACTGCTTCAGACTATCCTTCGCGATGAATGGGGATTTGACTACCTTGTAGTTAGTGACTGTGGTGCTGTGAGTGATTTCTACGAGTCTCACAAGTCATCATCAAGTCCTGTACATGCTTCAGCTAAGGCAACCATCGCTGGTACAGATGTTGAGTGCGGATATGGCTATGCTTACAAGAGCATACCTGAGGCTGTTAAGCGTGGACTGATGACAGAGGCAGAGGTTGACAAGCATGTCATCCGTTTGCTTGAGGGACGTTTCGACTTGGGCGAGATGGACGATCCTTCGCTTGTGGAATGGTCTAAGATTCCTTATTCAGCTATGTCAACAAAAGAGTCGGCACAGTTGTCGCTTAACATGGCGCGCAAAACAATTGTGCTGTTACAGAACAAGAACAATGTGCTTCCTCTGAAGAAGAACAAGGAGAAGATTGCAGTCATTGGACCTAATGCCGATAACACTCCAATGATGTGGGGTAACTATAACGGTCAGCCGAACCATACCATTACCATCCTCGATGGCATAAAGGCAAAGCAAAAGAAGCTGCTCTATACAAAAGGATGTGACCTTACTTACGACAAGGTGAAGGACTGTCTGATGGCAACTCAGTGCAGCTTCGAGGGAAAGAAAGGCATGAAGGGCACGTTCTGGAACAACCGTAAGATGGAGGGCAAGCCTGTCACAACACAGTATTATACTCAGCCATTGGCTGTCACCACCTTCGGCATGCATAACTTTGCACCTGGCGTACAGCTTGAAGACTTTTCCGCAAAATACGAGACCGTCTTTACACCTCAGGAACCAGGCGAATATGTGGTGGATGTAGAAGGTTGTGGACAATTCGAACTTTATATTGACGGAGAGCGTAAGTGCCGTCATCGCATATGGCGCACAACACCTAACCATATCGTTATTAATGCAGAAAAGGGCAAGAGCTATAACATAGAAGTACGCTTCGCGCATGTACATACTTATAATGCTAACCTTGCTATCAACATAGCTAAGGAATATCCTATTGATTACAATACAACAATCAATCAGCTGAAAGGCATAGATAAGGTAATCTTCGTAGGTGGCATATCGCCAGCTCTTGAGGGAGAAGAGATGCCTGTGAATATTGACGGATTCAAAGGAGGCGACCGCACACATATTGAGTTGCCAAAGGTGCAGCGCGAATTACTCAAAGCTTTGAAAGATGCAGGTAAGACCGTTATCTTTGTCAACTGTTCAGGCTCATGCATAGCTTTGCAGCCTGAGACAGAGACTTGCGATGCAATCCTTCAGGCTTGGTATCCCGGACAGGAAGGTGGTACTGCTGTGGCCGACGTGCTCTTTGGTGATGTGAACCCAAGTGGAAAGCTGCCTGTAACATTCTATAAGAACAGCAATCAGCTGCCTGACTATGAGGACTACTCTATGAAGGGACGCACCTATCGCTATTTCAACGATGCTCTGTTTCCCTTCGGCTACGGACTCAGCTACACTAACTTTGAAATAACGAAAGCCAAAGTAGAGAAGAATGGTACTATTCCTACTGACTGGACATTGACAGCAGAAGTGGCTAATAATGGCAAGCGTGACGGAGCAGAGGTAGTACAGATGTATATACGCAATCTTCAGGATGCCGAAGGTCCATTGAAATCGCTTCGTGGTTTCGAGCGTGTCAACGTTAAGGCAGGACAGACTGCTACTGCTACGATAAAGCTCAATAGTCAGTCTTTTGAGTTCTGGGATGCAGAGACCAACACCATGCGAGTGAAGCCTGGCAAATATGAGATTCTTGTCGGCAACAGCTCCAGCGACAGCAACATGAAGAAACTAATGATAACCATACAATAA